Proteins encoded within one genomic window of Sphaerotilus montanus:
- a CDS encoding Calx-beta domain-containing protein yields MAATQAPTLKSALLSGKAGLLQSLQRLTLDPNYVPARLPEGMVVGIWGDAVVRTPDGTVRELKVGEMVRKGYVILTSQNGIVQLEAEGDRLARVPVDRDGLEPTGTGLSGGEDGSLNGAERVGRVIEVVSPADFDFSAAERASNAAASVTGTGLAAPVASVADVTVKEDAGHAVFTVTLARSSDSATTLGLALTDGTAQGGGIDYGTAGTPQNLEVSLDNGATWTPATSVTIPAGMQSALVRTPITSDSTYEPDEGFTLTTTLLAGNVNVADPVGVATIVDQLPYIQAVNPVTVNEGAGQAVFTVTLSNASKEPVTVRYTTADGTATGGADYTPVTGLITFAPGETSKTIAVPILNDTVYEGDETFKLTLSEPVNAGLPTPDVLGTIQDDGRGTGGTDDDRPRVGTVSSPAAREGEPLDFTITLTTTSTTPTVLDVTPRSGSGTVGADTGPLEVSFDGGKTFTTVTDGKVTVPPGTDTLIVRVPTLPDSDPETSETIFLDVKAPADPAPVYGTGTIEDVPLVSIAGPAAVDEAIGNATYTVTLNHAATVPVSVTVKTVEGVALAGSDYTAVNQVLTFAPGETSKTVLVPITNDDVLEGKEAFTVQLAAPAGTVIDTAHASVLTEIADDGLLDDGVNKDAPKLAVTDLNLPETSGFAVFNVTLDKASGLATTVALALADGTAKGGGVDYGSAGAGNLQVSTDGGTTWTDATTATFAAGKTSVLVRTPLVADALDDSGETFTLKATTTAPADGTSNASATGTATVYDLPTLRIDDQTVNEATGTATFTVTLSSASSTAVTVRYASVNDTATSGSDYGAVSGTLTFAPGELTRTISVPITDDLVYEGAETFKIQLTSPSVNALIADDTGIGTIMDDGTGTVPPGVTPTDDRPRATVNDVIVNEGAGTATFTVTLAGTATTPITLGFATSDGTAKAGLDYSATTGTLTFAPGETSKSITVPILNDTVYEGSETFDVTLNNPSSNVVLGDPLGLGTIKDDGTGPVPPGVTPDDDRPLVTINDVQVNEAASKASFTVTLSNPSDLPVTVKYSSVNGTAEAGFDYDAVLGTLTFAPGELSKTIDVPLKNDTVYEGAETFQIVLTDPTNATVTAAGAGVDSTKDGTGVGTILDDGTGPVPPGVTPDNDTPAASINDVVVNEAAGTATFTVTLTNAAKMPVTIAYASADGTATAGLDYTAVADTLTFAPGQTSQTITVPILNDIVYEGSETFTINLSAPANATIADGIGLGTIKDDGTGPVPPGVTPDNDTPSLTIDSPTVVENLAGGHAVFTLTLSNPSTTATTVGLALTDGSAKGLGVDYGSTGGNNLQVSIDGGATWVDATTATFAPNTTTLLVRTPLNNDKAIEPSEAFTLTATTTAGATRSPTSTGTATIADDDVAPVALPDTGRGDEDTPITGSVLTNDTDANGDPLTVTGFSVGGTPYVPGTTATIPGVGTITIAPTGVYTFNPLPNYDGPVPVITYTVTDGANPVNGTLTLTINPVNDAPIVTAGAVTPLSEEGLTGGLADTTGNVDTTNLVVNTGQIGLSDVEGSPMTVVWSPVTANYTQNGIGISWTGQGTQTLVGRADSGPEILTATIDNTGAYTVKLLGQIDHPSAGEDSLQLDFGVVVSDGVLSSPGTVSVRIEDDSPAALVTQTSSVKLQDTNLLITLDTSGSMLTNIETGVLAGQTRLDVAKAAINNLMEAYSEFGSVRVRLVSFANAATDQGNAWLTLAQAKLVLDAISTVNGIPGGITNYDVAIAAATAAFGTAGSLPAAQTVAYFLSDGNPNRPAGSEGMNPSEESSWKTFLNTNNITSYAIGIADGVGQSKLDPVAWNGTTTGGSEANAVVVTDLAQLSAVLKNTVPIPSGDLSAGGTFRAGGQVGADKGNVQSVTVDGVTYAYDTANSSSNPITVSGGTGHYAYVLATKTLVVTTSAGGKFYIDLDDGSYEYRVPASLAMATQTEVLSYVVADKDGDTQHAQIVVNVGTSTSSVVNSENVPTATHVGNSSDDILVGSAGNDYMIGGDGNDNLSGLLGNDALFGGWGNDTLVGGDGNDTLTGGQGNDVLTGGVGSDVFAWTLSDQGTSGAPAVDTITDFNTSLPADGGDIIDLRDLLAGENTSTLQNYLEFTFSGSGSTASTTIHVSANGSFTGGTYSAAAEDQAIVLTGVDLRTSLGLDTAATDADIISKMLTQGKLIVDP; encoded by the coding sequence ATGGCTGCCACCCAAGCTCCGACCCTGAAATCGGCCCTGCTCTCCGGCAAGGCCGGCCTGCTGCAGAGCCTGCAGCGCCTGACGCTGGATCCGAACTATGTGCCGGCCCGCCTGCCGGAGGGCATGGTCGTGGGGATCTGGGGCGACGCCGTCGTGCGCACGCCGGACGGCACCGTGCGCGAGCTGAAGGTCGGCGAGATGGTCCGCAAGGGCTATGTGATCCTGACCTCGCAGAACGGCATCGTGCAACTGGAGGCCGAAGGCGATCGCCTGGCCCGCGTGCCGGTGGACCGTGACGGCCTGGAGCCGACCGGCACCGGCCTGTCCGGTGGCGAGGACGGCTCGCTCAACGGCGCGGAACGGGTCGGGCGGGTCATCGAGGTGGTCAGCCCCGCGGACTTCGACTTCTCCGCGGCCGAGCGCGCAAGCAATGCGGCGGCCAGCGTGACGGGAACCGGGCTGGCAGCGCCGGTCGCGTCGGTGGCCGATGTGACGGTCAAGGAAGACGCTGGCCACGCGGTCTTCACCGTCACGCTCGCACGCAGCTCCGACAGCGCCACCACGCTCGGCCTGGCCCTGACGGACGGCACGGCCCAGGGCGGCGGCATCGACTACGGCACCGCCGGCACCCCGCAGAACCTGGAAGTCTCGCTCGACAACGGCGCGACCTGGACCCCGGCGACCAGCGTGACGATCCCGGCGGGGATGCAGAGCGCCCTGGTGCGCACGCCGATCACCAGCGACTCCACCTACGAGCCCGACGAGGGCTTCACCCTGACGACCACGCTGCTGGCCGGCAACGTCAACGTCGCGGACCCGGTCGGCGTGGCGACCATCGTCGACCAGCTGCCCTACATCCAGGCCGTGAACCCCGTCACCGTCAATGAAGGGGCCGGACAGGCCGTGTTCACCGTGACGCTGTCCAATGCGTCGAAGGAGCCCGTCACGGTGCGCTACACCACGGCAGACGGCACAGCGACCGGTGGCGCCGACTACACCCCGGTGACGGGGCTGATCACCTTCGCACCGGGCGAGACGAGCAAGACCATCGCGGTCCCCATCCTGAACGACACGGTCTACGAAGGTGACGAGACCTTCAAGCTCACCCTGAGCGAACCGGTCAACGCCGGCCTGCCGACCCCGGACGTGCTCGGCACGATCCAGGACGACGGTCGCGGCACCGGTGGCACCGACGACGACCGGCCGCGTGTCGGCACCGTCTCCAGCCCGGCGGCCCGGGAAGGCGAGCCGCTGGATTTCACCATCACGCTGACCACCACCTCCACCACGCCGACCGTGCTCGACGTGACGCCACGCTCCGGCTCCGGCACCGTGGGCGCGGACACCGGCCCGCTGGAAGTCTCCTTCGACGGCGGCAAGACCTTCACCACGGTCACGGACGGCAAGGTCACCGTCCCGCCGGGCACCGACACGCTCATCGTGCGGGTGCCGACGCTGCCGGACTCGGATCCGGAAACCAGCGAAACCATCTTCCTCGATGTCAAGGCACCCGCCGACCCGGCCCCCGTGTACGGCACCGGCACCATCGAGGACGTCCCGCTCGTGTCGATCGCCGGCCCTGCAGCCGTCGACGAGGCCATCGGCAACGCCACCTACACGGTCACGCTGAACCATGCGGCCACCGTCCCCGTGAGCGTCACGGTCAAGACCGTCGAAGGCGTCGCCCTGGCGGGCAGCGACTACACCGCCGTGAACCAGGTGCTGACGTTTGCCCCTGGCGAAACCAGCAAGACGGTTCTGGTGCCGATCACCAATGACGACGTGCTGGAGGGCAAGGAAGCCTTCACCGTCCAGCTGGCAGCGCCCGCCGGCACGGTCATCGACACCGCGCATGCCAGCGTGCTCACGGAAATCGCCGACGACGGGCTGCTCGACGATGGCGTCAACAAGGACGCCCCCAAACTCGCCGTCACCGACCTGAACCTGCCCGAGACCTCCGGCTTTGCGGTCTTCAACGTGACACTGGACAAGGCCTCGGGCCTGGCCACCACGGTCGCGCTGGCGCTGGCCGACGGAACCGCCAAGGGCGGCGGCGTGGACTACGGCAGCGCCGGTGCCGGCAATCTGCAGGTCTCCACCGACGGTGGCACCACCTGGACCGACGCCACCACCGCCACCTTCGCCGCCGGCAAGACCAGCGTGCTGGTGCGCACCCCGCTGGTCGCCGATGCACTCGACGACAGCGGCGAGACCTTCACGCTCAAGGCCACGACCACGGCACCGGCGGACGGCACCTCCAATGCCAGCGCCACCGGCACCGCCACCGTCTACGACCTGCCGACGCTGCGCATCGACGACCAGACGGTCAACGAAGCCACCGGCACCGCCACTTTCACCGTGACGCTGTCCAGCGCGTCCTCGACCGCCGTCACGGTCCGCTACGCCAGCGTCAACGACACCGCCACCAGTGGCAGCGACTACGGCGCCGTCTCCGGCACGCTGACCTTCGCCCCGGGCGAGCTGACCAGGACCATCTCCGTCCCCATCACCGACGATCTGGTCTATGAAGGTGCGGAGACCTTCAAGATCCAGCTCACCAGCCCGAGCGTCAACGCCCTCATCGCCGACGACACCGGCATCGGCACCATCATGGACGACGGCACCGGCACCGTGCCGCCCGGCGTCACGCCCACCGACGACCGGCCGCGCGCCACCGTCAACGACGTGATCGTCAACGAAGGTGCCGGCACGGCCACCTTCACCGTGACCCTGGCCGGCACGGCCACCACGCCGATCACCCTGGGCTTCGCGACCTCCGACGGCACCGCCAAAGCCGGTCTCGACTACAGCGCCACCACCGGAACCCTGACCTTCGCGCCGGGCGAGACCAGCAAGTCGATCACCGTTCCCATCCTGAACGACACCGTCTATGAAGGCAGCGAGACCTTCGACGTCACCCTGAACAACCCCAGCAGCAACGTCGTCCTCGGCGATCCGCTTGGTCTGGGCACGATCAAGGATGACGGCACCGGCCCCGTCCCGCCCGGCGTCACGCCGGACGACGACCGCCCGCTGGTCACCATCAACGACGTGCAGGTCAACGAAGCCGCCTCGAAGGCCAGCTTCACGGTGACGCTGTCCAACCCGTCCGACCTGCCGGTCACCGTCAAGTACAGCAGCGTCAACGGCACGGCCGAAGCGGGCTTCGACTACGACGCCGTGCTGGGCACGCTGACCTTCGCTCCGGGCGAACTGAGCAAGACCATCGACGTGCCACTGAAGAACGACACCGTCTATGAAGGTGCGGAAACCTTCCAGATCGTGCTGACCGACCCGACCAATGCCACCGTGACCGCCGCGGGCGCGGGCGTGGACAGCACGAAGGACGGCACCGGCGTCGGCACCATCCTGGACGATGGCACCGGCCCGGTCCCGCCCGGCGTCACCCCGGACAACGACACCCCGGCCGCGTCGATCAACGACGTCGTCGTCAACGAAGCCGCGGGCACCGCCACCTTCACGGTCACGCTCACCAACGCCGCCAAGATGCCGGTGACGATCGCCTATGCAAGCGCCGACGGCACCGCCACGGCCGGTCTGGACTACACCGCCGTGGCGGATACGCTGACCTTCGCTCCCGGCCAGACCAGCCAGACCATCACCGTTCCCATCCTGAACGACATCGTCTACGAAGGCAGCGAAACCTTCACCATCAACCTGTCTGCGCCGGCCAATGCCACCATCGCCGATGGCATCGGGCTGGGTACGATCAAGGACGACGGCACCGGCCCGGTCCCGCCCGGCGTGACACCCGACAACGACACGCCGAGCCTGACCATCGACAGCCCGACCGTGGTGGAAAACCTCGCTGGCGGCCATGCGGTGTTCACGCTGACCCTGAGCAACCCGTCCACCACCGCCACCACCGTGGGTCTGGCGCTGACCGACGGCAGCGCCAAGGGCCTGGGCGTGGACTACGGCAGCACCGGCGGGAACAACCTGCAGGTGTCGATCGACGGCGGCGCAACCTGGGTGGACGCCACCACCGCCACCTTCGCGCCGAACACCACGACGCTGCTGGTGCGCACGCCATTGAACAACGACAAGGCGATCGAGCCCTCGGAAGCCTTCACGCTGACCGCCACCACCACCGCAGGCGCCACGCGGTCGCCCACCAGCACGGGCACGGCCACCATCGCGGACGATGACGTCGCGCCCGTGGCACTCCCCGACACCGGCCGCGGTGACGAGGACACGCCGATCACCGGCTCGGTCCTGACCAACGACACCGATGCCAACGGCGACCCGCTGACCGTCACCGGCTTCAGCGTCGGCGGCACACCCTATGTGCCGGGCACGACGGCCACCATCCCTGGCGTCGGCACCATCACGATCGCGCCGACCGGCGTCTACACCTTCAACCCGCTGCCCAACTACGACGGACCGGTGCCGGTCATCACCTACACGGTGACGGACGGCGCCAACCCGGTGAACGGCACGCTGACGCTGACCATCAACCCGGTCAACGACGCACCGATCGTGACGGCTGGCGCCGTGACGCCGCTGTCCGAGGAAGGGCTGACCGGCGGTCTGGCCGACACGACCGGCAACGTCGACACCACCAATCTGGTCGTCAACACCGGACAGATCGGTCTGAGCGACGTCGAAGGCAGTCCGATGACGGTGGTGTGGTCGCCGGTCACGGCGAATTACACGCAAAACGGCATTGGCATTTCCTGGACCGGACAAGGCACACAGACGCTCGTAGGACGCGCGGACAGCGGTCCGGAGATTCTTACCGCAACAATCGACAACACAGGGGCCTACACCGTAAAACTGCTGGGCCAGATCGACCATCCCTCGGCAGGCGAGGATTCGCTGCAACTGGATTTCGGAGTCGTCGTCAGCGACGGCGTGCTCAGCAGTCCAGGCACGGTCAGCGTGCGCATTGAAGACGACTCTCCCGCCGCACTGGTGACGCAAACCAGCAGCGTCAAGCTGCAGGACACCAATCTGCTCATCACGCTGGACACCTCAGGCTCGATGCTGACCAACATCGAAACAGGTGTGCTGGCAGGACAGACCCGGCTGGATGTGGCCAAGGCTGCCATCAACAACCTGATGGAGGCCTACAGCGAGTTCGGCAGCGTCCGGGTGCGTCTGGTGTCCTTCGCCAATGCGGCCACCGACCAGGGCAACGCGTGGCTCACGCTCGCGCAAGCCAAGCTGGTGCTGGACGCCATCTCCACAGTGAACGGAATTCCAGGCGGCATCACAAACTATGACGTAGCCATCGCGGCTGCTACCGCCGCCTTCGGTACGGCAGGCAGTTTGCCCGCCGCTCAAACCGTTGCATATTTCCTCTCGGATGGAAATCCCAACCGCCCGGCCGGCAGCGAAGGAATGAACCCATCCGAGGAGTCATCATGGAAGACATTCCTCAACACCAACAACATCACCTCCTACGCCATCGGCATCGCCGACGGTGTTGGTCAGTCCAAGCTGGATCCAGTGGCATGGAATGGCACGACGACTGGAGGCAGCGAGGCCAATGCAGTCGTGGTCACTGACCTTGCCCAACTCAGTGCGGTGCTGAAAAACACTGTGCCGATTCCGTCCGGTGACCTTAGTGCGGGCGGCACCTTCCGTGCGGGCGGCCAGGTCGGCGCCGACAAGGGCAATGTCCAGTCGGTGACCGTTGATGGCGTGACGTATGCCTATGACACCGCCAATAGCAGCAGTAACCCCATTACCGTGAGTGGTGGAACCGGCCATTACGCCTACGTCTTGGCCACCAAGACGCTGGTGGTCACAACCAGTGCAGGCGGCAAGTTCTATATCGATCTGGACGACGGCAGCTATGAATACCGTGTGCCGGCCAGCCTGGCAATGGCCACGCAGACCGAGGTACTCTCCTACGTCGTCGCAGACAAGGACGGCGACACGCAGCACGCCCAGATCGTCGTCAATGTCGGCACGTCCACCTCGTCGGTGGTCAACAGCGAGAACGTTCCCACGGCGACCCACGTCGGCAACAGCAGCGACGACATCCTCGTCGGCAGTGCTGGCAACGACTACATGATCGGCGGGGACGGCAACGACAACCTGTCCGGACTGCTCGGCAACGACGCCCTGTTCGGCGGCTGGGGCAACGACACCCTGGTCGGCGGCGATGGCAACGACACCCTCACCGGCGGCCAAGGCAACGATGTGCTCACCGGCGGCGTGGGATCGGATGTCTTCGCCTGGACGCTGAGCGACCAGGGCACCAGCGGCGCCCCCGCCGTCGACACCATCACCGACTTCAACACCAGCCTGCCCGCCGACGGCGGCGACATCATCGACCTGCGCGACCTGCTCGCTGGCGAGAACACCAGCACGCTGCAGAACTACCTGGAGTTCACCTTCTCCGGCAGCGGCAGCACGGCATCGACCACCATCCACGTCAGCGCGAACGGGTCGTTCACCGGTGGCACCTACAGCGCCGCTGCGGAAGACCAGGCCATCGTGCTGACCGGCGTCGATCTGCGGACCTCGCTGGGTCTGGACACCGCGGCAACGGACGCCGACATCATCAGCAAGATGCTGACGCAGGGCAAACTGATCGTCGATCCTTGA
- a CDS encoding HlyD family type I secretion periplasmic adaptor subunit, translating to MSNNTPNPRQDAANGPEAASRWSDRLGALARGLFGKTVADGAGPQGLRDFEHEAEDIMSSQKTARAQQIVRAAVVIVVLLIVWAAFAEIDEVTKGDGRVIPSRQLQVVQSLDGGVVSEILVKEGQEVEAGQLLLKVDETRATSGVNESAATVFALKVKEARLKSLAEGGAFKPPPGNGGPDEDRIIAEERNLYLSRVSELQSMLSVVQQQGAQRQQEVSEAQARRSSAQRSIEISQNELRRTKPLLATGAVSEVEVLRLEREISRYRGEMEQAAASMGRAQAAIGESRRKAQEMELTFRNEARRDLSDVLGKLNAMNQGAAALVDKVDKSSVRSPVRGRVQRLLANTVGGVVQPGKDIVEIVPVDDALVLEAKVQPKDIAFLHPNQTATVKFTAYDFSIYGGLEAKVENISPDTQIDEKGNAFYIVKVRTAQPRFSENQPIIPGMTAEIDILTGKKTVLSYLLKPVLKAKAYALRER from the coding sequence ATGAGCAACAACACCCCCAATCCCCGACAGGACGCCGCCAACGGCCCGGAGGCGGCCAGCCGCTGGTCCGACCGGCTGGGCGCCCTCGCCCGCGGCCTGTTCGGCAAGACTGTGGCCGATGGCGCCGGACCGCAAGGCCTGCGCGACTTCGAACACGAAGCCGAAGACATCATGTCTAGCCAGAAGACCGCCCGGGCGCAGCAGATCGTGCGCGCCGCGGTGGTCATCGTGGTGCTGCTGATCGTCTGGGCCGCGTTCGCCGAGATCGACGAGGTGACCAAGGGCGACGGCCGGGTCATCCCCTCGCGCCAGCTGCAGGTGGTGCAGTCGCTCGATGGCGGTGTGGTGTCCGAGATCCTGGTCAAGGAAGGCCAGGAGGTCGAGGCCGGCCAGCTGCTGCTCAAGGTCGACGAGACACGGGCCACCTCGGGTGTCAACGAAAGCGCGGCCACCGTCTTCGCGCTCAAGGTCAAGGAAGCGCGCCTGAAGTCGCTGGCCGAGGGCGGCGCCTTCAAGCCGCCGCCGGGCAATGGCGGCCCCGACGAGGACCGGATCATCGCGGAGGAGCGCAACCTCTACCTGTCCAGAGTGTCCGAGCTGCAGTCGATGCTGTCGGTCGTGCAGCAGCAGGGAGCGCAGCGCCAGCAGGAAGTCTCCGAGGCGCAGGCGCGGCGCTCGTCCGCCCAGCGCTCGATCGAGATTTCCCAGAACGAGCTGCGCCGCACCAAGCCGCTGCTGGCCACGGGTGCGGTGTCCGAGGTCGAGGTGCTGCGTCTGGAGCGCGAGATCAGCCGGTACCGCGGCGAGATGGAACAGGCCGCCGCGAGCATGGGCCGTGCACAGGCGGCGATCGGCGAATCGCGGCGCAAGGCGCAGGAGATGGAACTCACCTTCCGCAACGAGGCGCGGCGCGATCTCTCGGACGTGCTCGGCAAGCTCAACGCCATGAACCAGGGCGCGGCCGCGCTGGTGGACAAGGTGGACAAGTCCAGCGTCCGGTCGCCCGTGCGTGGTCGCGTGCAGCGGCTGCTGGCCAACACGGTGGGCGGCGTGGTGCAGCCGGGCAAGGACATCGTCGAGATCGTGCCGGTCGACGACGCGCTGGTGCTGGAAGCCAAGGTGCAGCCGAAGGACATCGCCTTCCTGCACCCGAACCAGACCGCCACGGTCAAGTTCACCGCCTACGACTTCTCGATCTACGGCGGCCTGGAGGCCAAGGTCGAGAACATCAGCCCGGACACCCAGATCGACGAGAAAGGCAACGCCTTCTACATCGTCAAGGTCCGCACCGCGCAGCCGCGCTTCAGCGAAAACCAGCCCATCATCCCGGGCATGACGGCGGAAATCGACATCCTGACCGGCAAGAAAACCGTGCTGTCCTATCTGCTCAAACCGGTTCTGAAGGCCAAGGCCTACGCATTGCGTGAACGTTGA
- a CDS encoding bifunctional diguanylate cyclase/phosphodiesterase, whose protein sequence is MSLIRQIWILIVGTILLSCAGSVLVSVWTARNSLETQLSVKNNDNAQSLALSLSHQGDDPALLGIAISAQFDTGHYQSIILRAPDGTTRYSRVSGEVQSPAPAWFVHLVPIRPTAGLGQVLNGWAQIGTLEVVSQSAYAYAGLWSACVSITLWTFAIGLVAATLGHLAVRRLRRQLDEVVQQADALTQRRFVRVKEPRTPELRRVAQAMNQMVARINQIFSEQAEQVDQLRVQASCDPLTGISHRRHFLASFEAHLGREDSSASAQLVLVRVRRLADVNRTLGHQRTDQMLRSIAHALGESNQNGAAVTCFGRLNGADFAVVYPHATERDDQAVELLERLRQCLADTPGVAVVVSSVGCRIGMPMTELLAKADMGLAEAESKGDFVYIANGLEPAPLQGGEDTWRRALQATLLAARVQLMQFPVSDRMGDLVHMECPMRLQLENNGPFEPAARWLPFALRTGMSCDVDMAAVALAVTAIASDGKPRGVNLSPQSLAHPQFLPRLRERIVAAGASARNLWVEVDESALERHPEALVELCRQLRPHGVHLGLEHAGDRLSSIGLLLEPGLDYVKISSSWASGVRHDTARRSWLRSSVAMLHGVGLKVFVEGVQDAEDLPELWACGVDGVTGPAVKLPEAG, encoded by the coding sequence ATGTCGCTGATTCGACAAATCTGGATATTGATCGTCGGCACGATCCTGCTGTCCTGCGCCGGAAGTGTGCTGGTGTCGGTCTGGACGGCCCGGAATTCGCTGGAAACCCAGTTGTCGGTGAAAAACAATGACAACGCCCAGTCGCTGGCGCTGTCTCTGTCGCACCAGGGCGATGATCCGGCACTGCTCGGGATCGCGATTTCGGCGCAGTTTGATACCGGACATTACCAGTCCATCATTCTGCGGGCGCCGGATGGAACGACACGGTACTCCCGCGTCTCGGGCGAGGTTCAGAGCCCGGCTCCTGCGTGGTTCGTCCACCTGGTGCCGATCCGGCCCACGGCGGGTCTGGGGCAGGTGCTCAATGGCTGGGCGCAGATCGGCACGCTCGAGGTCGTCAGCCAGTCGGCCTACGCCTACGCGGGACTCTGGTCTGCCTGCGTCAGCATCACGCTGTGGACCTTTGCCATCGGGCTGGTTGCTGCGACGCTGGGCCATCTCGCGGTGCGGCGTCTGAGGCGGCAGCTCGACGAGGTGGTGCAGCAGGCGGATGCCCTGACCCAGCGCCGTTTCGTGCGCGTGAAGGAGCCCCGCACGCCCGAGCTGCGCCGTGTGGCGCAGGCCATGAACCAGATGGTGGCCCGGATCAACCAGATCTTCTCCGAGCAGGCCGAGCAGGTGGACCAGTTGCGTGTGCAGGCCAGCTGCGACCCGCTGACCGGTATTTCGCACCGGCGCCATTTCCTGGCCAGTTTCGAGGCGCACCTGGGCCGCGAGGACTCGTCGGCATCGGCGCAGCTGGTGCTGGTGCGCGTGCGGCGCCTGGCGGACGTCAACCGCACGCTGGGCCACCAGCGCACCGACCAGATGCTGCGCTCCATCGCCCACGCGCTGGGCGAGTCGAACCAGAACGGGGCGGCGGTCACCTGTTTCGGTCGGCTCAATGGTGCGGACTTCGCGGTGGTGTACCCGCATGCCACCGAGCGCGATGACCAGGCGGTCGAGCTGCTCGAACGGTTGCGCCAGTGCCTGGCCGACACCCCGGGTGTCGCGGTGGTGGTGTCGTCGGTCGGGTGCCGGATCGGCATGCCGATGACCGAGCTGCTGGCCAAGGCCGACATGGGGCTGGCGGAAGCCGAGTCCAAGGGCGATTTCGTCTACATCGCGAACGGGCTGGAGCCCGCGCCGTTGCAAGGTGGTGAGGACACCTGGCGCCGGGCGCTGCAGGCGACGCTGCTGGCGGCACGGGTCCAGCTGATGCAGTTCCCCGTGAGCGACCGGATGGGCGATCTGGTGCACATGGAGTGCCCCATGCGGCTGCAGCTGGAAAACAACGGACCTTTCGAGCCGGCGGCCCGCTGGCTGCCGTTTGCACTGCGCACGGGCATGAGCTGCGATGTGGACATGGCGGCCGTGGCGCTGGCGGTCACGGCGATCGCGTCCGACGGCAAGCCGCGCGGCGTGAACCTGTCACCGCAGTCGCTGGCGCATCCGCAGTTCCTGCCGCGTCTGCGCGAGCGGATCGTGGCGGCCGGTGCGTCGGCACGGAATCTGTGGGTCGAGGTGGACGAATCGGCGCTGGAGCGCCACCCGGAAGCGCTGGTCGAGCTGTGTCGGCAACTGCGCCCGCATGGCGTGCACCTGGGGCTGGAGCATGCCGGCGACCGGTTGTCCTCGATCGGGTTGTTGCTGGAGCCCGGGCTCGACTACGTGAAGATCTCGTCGAGCTGGGCGAGCGGGGTCCGGCACGACACGGCACGCCGCAGCTGGCTGCGCAGTTCGGTGGCGATGCTGCACGGGGTGGGCCTGAAGGTGTTCGTCGAAGGGGTGCAGGACGCCGAGGACCTGCCGGAGCTGTGGGCCTGCGGTGTGGACGGGGTCACCGGACCTGCCGTGAAACTGCCCGAAGCGGGCTGA